The Rhineura floridana isolate rRhiFlo1 chromosome 10, rRhiFlo1.hap2, whole genome shotgun sequence genome includes a region encoding these proteins:
- the LOC133365488 gene encoding nitric oxide synthase 1-like, translated as MIPSLVTKEGIKTFELEKITQCFQDFYASLYAPVEVNTKQIENYLDKVGLELVSPEHAPITAEEIEQVIKILKPDLELQWYGLPAVSNMLLEIGGLEFSACPFSGWYMGTEIGVRDYCDNSRYNILEEVAKKMNLDMRKTSSLWKDQALVEINIAVLYSFQSDKVTIVDHHSATESFIKHMENEYRCRGGCPADWPDPWNTHIWKGINGTPTKKRAIGFKKLANYQLHSSGSSSDRTPKLAISFLTRLLSESWKLCPRSGLAVSQCRPISTENNVKIGCEDLGGFS; from the exons atgatTCCATCCCTGGTCACTAAAGAGGGAATTAAAACATTTGAATTGGAAAAAATCACTCAGTGCTTCCAAGATTTTTATGCATCCCTGTATGCTCCAGTGGAGGTAAATACTAAACAAATAGAAAATTACCTAGATAAGGTTGGACTAGAACTTGTTTCCCCAGAGCATGCCCCAATCACTGCTGAAGAAATAGAACAGGTGATTAAAATATTGAAACCAG ACCTGGAGCTGCAGTGGTATGGCTTGCCCGCGGTTTCCAACATGCTGCTCGAGATCGGAGGCTTGGAGTTCTCGGCCTGCCCCTTCAGCGGCTGGTACATGGGCACCGAGATCGGAGTCCGCGACTACTGTGACAACTCTCGCTACAACATCCTGGAGGAAGTTGCCAAAAAGATGAACTTGGACATGCGGAAGACCTCCTCGCTTTGGAAGGACCAGGCCCTGGTGGAGATAAACATTGCTGTCTTATACAGCTTCCAGAGCGACAAGGTGACCATTGTGGACCACCACTCAGCCACGGAGTCCTTCATCAAGCACATGGAGAATGAGTACCGTTGCCGGGGAGGTTGCCCTGCTGATTGGCCTGATCCATGGAACACGCACATCTGGAAAGGCATCAACGGCACTCCCACCAAGAAGAGAGCCATTGGGTTTAAGAAGTTAGCAAACTACCAGCTTCATAGTTCGGGCAGCAGCAGCGATCGCACTCCCAAATTAGCCATTTCTTTCCTCACAAGGCTCCTGAGTGAGAGCTGGAAGCTTTGCCCTCGCTCGGGTTTGGCTGTGTCACAGTGCCGCCCCATCAGCACTGAGAATAATGTCAAAATTGGTTGTGAAGATCTTGGAGGCTTCAGCTGA